The Sabethes cyaneus chromosome 3, idSabCyanKW18_F2, whole genome shotgun sequence DNA window taaaaaaatacttaccATTGTTGTAATAAGATTAAGAGCACAGTTTTTATCAGTTAATTTGAAGAAAACAGCAATTCAACAAAACTAAAAAGCCTCCGCATGTAGCTTCATTGGCCGCCTTCCGGAAAATGAATTTTGTTTACCTCGTGCTCGTGCTCGTGCTCGCAACGGCAGTGATGCTAGATAATTTTAACCAAATAACCAGATCGTCGAATAaaaatacagcctgaattcgttaattgggccacgactgcactccagctgattcgctaattgggccgactgacagttgttagaaatttctaaactcgaaaattccatacaattttgacattcaagttgtcacatagcccaattagcgaacacccaattaacgaaccgcccaattaacgaaccaccaattaacgaaactttgctgtatatcaggggcttgcgatgggtgccatgtttttgttgccaacatctcagaaCATCTCGACAAGgattggcagcaaatttacctgtcagacgggcgcttttcccagcggggtgctatccgtatcttaacgaacggtgtttgacagtccacttaacgaagggcgctatttcaaaaaatgcaagaaatagcgcccgtctgacaggtagatttgctgccaacctttgtcgagatgtgctgagatgttggcaacaaaaacatggcacccatcgcaagcccctggcttttcctgcaatagcgcccttcgttaagtcgactgtcaaacaccgttcgttaagatagggatagcaccccgctgaaaTATATGTATTTATCAGTTAAATTTGTGGAATAGCAACTGTGAGTCGAATGCAGTTCTAACTATAAACATCAAGTTTGTTGGTCAAAAACCTgttatatttttcctgtgacTATTTTGACTATAAATGAGATCTACCTACAAACGCTACAAATaacacaaataattaaattgttaaGTTAACGATCAATGAAAACTCTGTATCTGTATATCTGGCACCTCTGAACGAATGTCGATGCAAAAGGATTTGCTTTTCTAGTCGAGGTCAAACTGGTcgaatttttttccatgttgggtattgcTATAATAGAGTTTCACACAGGCGAACATAACCtcgcttctttgacgtctatcggtGGTTTGGGTGGTTTGTCAACATAGACTTAAAATGTGGGTTAACATGATGAAAGTGAATAATGCGTAGGCCCTTAACGGCAAGTccgaaaagcacaaaaactgccattacAAGAAGTTTGGACTTTTGGAGGACGACACTGCTGGACAACACGCTTTCAAGACGTTTacctccaatttatgcatatcgcgtttgAACATCAAGTTTGTTGGCCAAAAACCTgttatatttttcctgtgactattttgagcagaaatcgtttcggtctcttcggcgtaGTTGTTGTTTGgattgtaacgaaaaagtgcgccgaagataccgaaacgatttaatataAAATAACACTTTTATTAGCGAAAAAGCGCCCACCTTACAgacaaatttgctgccaacattGTCGAGTGAAACGAATGCGATGACTTGCTATCTCTTTttcgaaagttgtacccattaGCCGCCAtttatcgaccttttcgcgtgcgaaATGGCGGCTGGTGGGTACAGCTTTCGGAGAACGTTATCTCAtctctttggcaactttattcacgtcaagttgatatttccagccttaattgttgttgtagaacttttaagcatacgtgagcggagtttaCAAATGtaaatccaccttttcgcgtgcgtaatggcggctagtgggtgcATCTTTCGGAAAACCTtggcatgcctttggcaacttcatttacgtcaagttgatatttccagcagCCTTGATTgattgttgtagaactttcaagtgTACGTCAGCgtagttcccaaaagcaaataaacattgtcgaaaagtgtacccactagccgccattaagcgcgcgaatgGTGGATAGGCCGCGAAAAAGTGGATACTTGGGTAGATATGATGAATGAtaaaatctggcatctctgtttcTGAATATTTCGAATATTTTTCTATATCGAGCATTTCGAAACGAAGTTTTCGACCGTTTCGACCTTGCAAATTCTGACAGTTCGTTTTGTTTACACAGGAAGCAAACTTTACATTGGAGGAatagattttcaatttttaggaGTAAAAACACTTTTTAATCAATATTTTAATGTTTTCAAACGAATTTTGCATGTTGTGCAACCTCCAGCTGATCGTCACAATTCAGTAGGTGAGTTTGTGCTTGGTCTTACAATGGAGCACGGAAACAACGAATTCGCATTGAGTGCACTAAAGAACCTGGAACCGTTGGTAAATCCTGTCCGTCAGTATCAAAATCGATCAAAGAAAAGAACGGATCACAGCCAGAATGATGAAAATGCGCTCGCAGGCGGTGGTAGCGAGTGCCGAAGTGGAGGTGAAAAAAAGCTGGCAGAAGTTCTTGCCAAAATCGCCAGCTTGCAGCGTAATGCCGAAAGTTGCATAGACCGTACCAAGCTGGTGCGGACGTATAACGTAAAGTTGCGTCTTAAGAAAACGTCCTTATATAAATGTTTCGATTGCGACAGCTGTTTTACTAATGCAGACTTTTTGGAGTTGCATGAAAAGTCACACGCGGTGCTGGAAGCAGATTTATCTGGTTCGCGTCAGGATCAGGATATTGATCTTAGCCAGGAGCAGTCAGTGGATGAGTCGGAGATGAATCTCAAGCAGAATGTTTGGTTTCCGGAAGATTTTGATGATGCCGACCGGGACGATGAGGATGGAATGATTCAACTGGACTGTACGGTTGAGGAGAGTGAGGATAATTTTGATATTACCTTCGATAGAACGAAGTGCGAGAAAACCTATACGGTGAAATATAAAGTAAAGAAGGAACCGGTGGGAAAGTGTGAAAGATGCGAAAAGTTGTTCTACAACTTGGCTGCTCTGGAGCTGCACAAAGCCGAGCACGAGCAATTTATGGATTTTGATTCCGTGGAGCCGAAGATAAACATTGATTCGCCAAAAATCGAAGAAAGTACCATGACTCTGGATGACAGCTTTTATCAAGCGATTTCCGAGGTAAGTGGAGTTTTGCGTTTGCTTGGAAAAAAATTGCTGTTGTTAGGAGcgtatattaaaattaattgaagaCTGTTAGTGAGTCATGAATTcagccaatttttttttcttgttttttagaAAGACATCAGCGATTTGGAGGTAAGTGATAGTGGCAATCAAACTTTGAACTGTTCTGCACAAAAAGTGGATCGAGATTGCGAAGGCAGTTTTAGTTGCTAATGTTTAACACAGTAAAACACGCCATTAACAATTTCATCAAAGAAATATCACATAAAATATGCTCCAGCGCAATCCATTCGAAACATGCTTGTGAATATCTCGACATAATCTGATTACTTTTACACTTATGTTCTCGCTTAGTCTTGAATGATCACACCTAGCGTGCTCGAAATTGTAATTATAGTTACTGTGTTGTATTCtatgtttaaataatgctcTTCGTGTTTGCAAAGAGGGAACAAAATACCAATTTGTTTCAACTTTTGACATTCAGGATTTGCTTTTAAAATACTGTATTTCTTGAAGCTGAAGCTCTGCTAAAACTCGTCAGGAGATTAATGTTACCTGTATCGTAGTTATCATTCTGCAACAAATGCTATTTTTCAACTTTCAATCAGATGCTTAGTTGATGTCCTGCAGTTATAAACTTGTGTAGATTGTTAATGCTGAACAGAAATGAAGACTCggcttaaataaaaataaaacatagtTCCGCGTGAATGTTTTAATCCTAGAACAACATGTATGAAGTCATTCAATTCATAAATATGCAATAAaacgtaaatgaaaagaaatattGGTTTAATTATTTCGGTGACAGtttgaagcaactattataacTGGACTGGTTAGGATTAGGAAGTCATCTCATTCAACCGTAAACATGAAGTACTgcgtaaatattttatttatatttgaaaACAAATTGAGTCACATAATGTGTAATGTTCCCAATCATTCACGTTTTGCCAATAATCACTAGAATGTCCACTATTTGTACAGACGTCCCatgtaaataaattcatgtcaatTCAGGATAATTACCTGTGGTTACTAGAGAACTAATTGTTGAAGTTAACGAAATGCTATTCTGTAATTAAATGAGTTTAGTTTCACAACAAGTATAAAACGTCACTTGATTCGGTTAAATTGCACTATtatttgattcaaacagaaaacGGAGCTTTTTCCATCAATCAGTAAAACACTACAGCTACGTTTATGTTAACATTTAGGATGAAGGTTTACTGTTTGGGTTTTTAAATTGTTTGCCGCCTTTCCGCGTTGCTATCGAGTCCTGTGAGCCGGAACTGAAACCGCCTAGGATGAGCACAAGAAAACACCGAAACCAGCGCAACCAAGTGGGGGAAGTAACCGCAAATCGGAAAAGAACCGCAGAAATGCATAGGAAATGATCACATTAAATACGAACGCTACGCTACGACTATTCTTTTGTGAAGTAATGTGATAACCATTAATGATAAACAAATGAGTAGAATGTAAAATCATATGTACATACAATGGACACTGACTACAGTCACGCGTACCCTCTTTTGGTTTTGGGTTTTTTACCCCTCCATCAATAGCCAGAAGTTTTTCAGCTCTTGTATTTTGCGGTTGATCGAGTGGGGATGATTTGTTGAGCCAAACACATACAtatacaaacacaaacacaaggTTAAATCTATTGTTAGTAGGATGACTTATGTGGTTTAAGTTCAAAAGCACGGTTGAACTTTGAAACTAAGCTACGGACACACTTGTCTCGAAGTATGTTTCAGCTATTAGTACTGAATGTGGGAAATGcgtaaaatatgaaaatgattttttagGATGGGGTTttccgcaaaaaaaaacaagtaaaatGACCATATTGTTGAGAATGgtggtaaaaaataaaataaactactGCAAGTTTCATATTTAGTATATGACCAAAGGGTAGCAGTAGCCGTATAATCGATACTACACCCAAATTAGAAAGATAGATGCAAACCGGATTCGATGTGAACATCGTTTTTGCGTTATTTATTCAGCATTCTGGCAACGTGTTCTGTCCAACGCATCCATCCAAGTTTAACCACTTCGTTTCCCGTCATCTCCATACACCGTTTTTCTgtacaccgccaaagatggcTCTTACTTAGCAGCCGTCGTTTGAAAACTCTGAATGATCGTAGGTCCTCTTTGAACAATGTCAAGGTGCACTTTATATTAGGAAACTTAGGGTATTCGACTGGGGTATTTGGTCTATCACCATCCCAAGTCTTTTGCCGACAGCATTACATATTATCGGTAATACAGATTATTAAACCGGGTTTGTTAAAAATTGTGTTACCTTCGCCGTTGATCGCCGTTCGCCTTTTGTCACCTTCTAGTAGAAAATCAGATCGGATAACCGtcaccttgtcgaagtcccttgCGAGATTTACATGGGTCCGAAAAACCAACCGAAATTCTCACAGAGAACTGAATTCCATCCTGTGCTCCTGTTTGTGTCACATCCTAACACAACATATCTGCGCTGCGTTCTTTTCATCCAATATTTATTCGACCAATCGACGTAACCGACTCGGTACCACACGGTCTGCGACGTGGCTGTTTCAACGGTGCTCCAACAGACCTCAAGAGGGGTTTCTTCCGGTTCTTTCTTTCCGACAGTAAGGCTTTGATGGATAACGTCTCTCAGAAGTGTCGCCTATCTATCAAATCGTGGTCGGTTTGTTATTCTATCTAGTTGGATAACCTTCAGTTGTACCAATTGCGAAGGTTatactggaaaaaggtactacaaATGGTCATGCTTTTGAAGGCGGCGAAGTTCATAAATTTTAGATCGTTTTTGCTCGTTTGCTGGTATACActaaaccgtccaatcaccggtttgaattcctcctcttGACCAACCTGAACATTGTCCCTCTCTGTTTCCGATGATGATCTTGAGGTGTGTCGTAAAACTAATCATCAGTAATTCCAAGGTGGCGGCTGGACACGCGTACGATACTGATGTTGAagaacgtacgtaccatcgttttCTTCAAACATACCTTCTGCAGCACTATGATGCCAAACTTGCGGTTCTTCAATTCTGCGGTAAGTACTCGGCTACTTTCTAGAACATTTGGAGATCCATGGTTCTATGTTCCGAGTTTTCAATTCAAAGACCGATTTCGTCGCCAGGGACTTTGCCGATTATTCCGATTACTTATTGCGTTGTTCGTTACTTGACGTTTTCGCCtacttgcaaagcccgcaactaACCCCACTGTTATGCAGGAGGACCAACGTAGTGCTACTGTTTTAACTCCCTCTTAATATCTACCATTAATTGCATTAACAAATCTCTAACAGTTAAGCTGTGGTGAACATATTAAAATATTCCTGCAGCAAATTATAAAAAAGTTGATCTATTATAGATTTTTTTATACTggcaatagaaaaaaaataattctaaCAACCAATGATTAAGCATAGTTACGAACTAAacgttttaatttaaatattatttaatAAAGCTGACTATATGAATATGACTGAATAAAACTAAACAGAACTGAGTAAAGGTGTAGTTATGGGAAAACAAACGAAAGCAACGGAACAACGAAAAGAAGCTTTTTATGGATGAAGCAATTCCTGAAGCAAGCTTTTTGAAAGCAAGACAGGGACAATGTTCGAATTTTTCTTTTGTACACGTGAACACGAAACAACTGAGCACACTGAATAGGTTCCGTTTGTGTTgtatttttctttgcttttttattgatatATTCTTTGAGACTATTTGCGATAGTGTTTTGCTTTTTGACCAATCAGTGCTGAACTCTCAATCGGAACATCATTCAAAACAAACAGTTGTCGACGATTTGCTAGCGCCTGCTTGCGTGCCTATTTTTGCGGAAGCAACCCATCGCATACACGCACATGTGAAATGCACAAAG harbors:
- the LOC128743307 gene encoding uncharacterized protein LOC128743307, whose protein sequence is MEHGNNEFALSALKNLEPLVNPVRQYQNRSKKRTDHSQNDENALAGGGSECRSGGEKKLAEVLAKIASLQRNAESCIDRTKLVRTYNVKLRLKKTSLYKCFDCDSCFTNADFLELHEKSHAVLEADLSGSRQDQDIDLSQEQSVDESEMNLKQNVWFPEDFDDADRDDEDGMIQLDCTVEESEDNFDITFDRTKCEKTYTVKYKVKKEPVGKCERCEKLFYNLAALELHKAEHEQFMDFDSVEPKINIDSPKIEESTMTLDDSFYQAISEKDISDLEVSDSGNQTLNCSAQKVDRDCEGSFSC